The nucleotide sequence ACGGACGTGGGCTCGGTCTGGTACGGACCGGTCAGCGCCACGACCACCGGACAGGGGCAGCCGCCCGAGGATGACGACGACGACGATTCGTCCTGCGGCGGCTGATCGCCGGACAACCTGGATAAAACAAGGGCCAAGGCACTGCGCCTCGGCCCTTTTCTTTGTGCGTATTAATCCCGCTATTGGCCCGGTGGCAACGGTGAAAGCGTGACGGTTATCGTTTGGACGTAGCGCTGGGAGTAGATCTCCTTTTTAAAAGTCTGGTACCCCGCCTTGCGCAGCTCGATGATGTGTACGCCGCCGGCGAGCATCAGGTGCTCGCGGTCGCCGTCGAAGTCCTTGGCCCGGCCCACGTACTGGCCGTCGACAAAGACCTCGGCGCTGGAGGGATCGCAGCTGATGGCGATCAGCCCCTCGTTGCCCACCTGTTCGGTGTTGATGTGCGCCGGCGCGCAGGCCCCGAGCAGCATCAGCGCCAGGGCGGACATCGCCACAATCGCGTATCGCTTCATTGCGCGCTCCTTTCTACTGCTTGATCCAGACCATGTCGCCGCGGCCAAAGCCGCTGCCCGACACGATCCGGCAGATCGCGGCGTCGTCGCCGAAGAATTCGCTGACCTCCAGCTCGCCGACTTGCGCTCCGGGGGCCGTACCGAGCACCAGCCCGGTGTCCGGATCGGTGATCGACTGCCCCTTGCCGCGTACGACCAGCTGGTCGCCGCGCTTGAGTCCGGTGCGCTGGCCGGCGTTGATGTAAACTCGGCCGCCCTGCACCTGGGCGATCTTGCCCGACCACTCGATGTAATTGAGCTGGCGCACCACGTTGCCGGTGAACTGCACGATGGCCGCGCGCAACGCGTCGGTGGCCAAGCCCTCGTCGTAACTGGCGCGCTGGCCCTGGCCGAGAAACTCCGATACCTCGATCTGGAAGCGCCCGGTTCCCGAGTCGGCGTAGATGATCT is from Candidatus Alcyoniella australis and encodes:
- a CDS encoding PEGA domain-containing protein; the encoded protein is MKRYAIVAMSALALMLLGACAPAHINTEQVGNEGLIAISCDPSSAEVFVDGQYVGRAKDFDGDREHLMLAGGVHIIELRKAGYQTFKKEIYSQRYVQTITVTLSPLPPGQ